Within the Stigmatopora argus isolate UIUO_Sarg chromosome 23, RoL_Sarg_1.0, whole genome shotgun sequence genome, the region TCTTCAAAGCGCTGTCTCCAAATGTATACACTCAAAGGGTGTTTGAGTGGCAGCTGTGTGTGCATCCGTTCTAATGAAGGCAAGCAGAAAtggcctcacacacacacacacggaaggCTGGGTGACAGTGCGGCAGAAGCAGCAATCTTAGGTTGAGATGTGATTTTCCGAGTCTGCCAGTTGGGAGATAAGCCGTCCGATCCCCCCCAACCCACCCGAGACAGAGAGGGTTACCAGGGGAAACGGGATGGGGGCGGAGGCTGCGCAGGGGATGGAAGAGATACGATGGGCCTCCGGCAGACGGATCAGAGGGCTTAGGCGAAGAAAATaagcaaacaaaaacacaaatgtttaaCCTCCACCGGGACGCCACATTTTCTATTCCACGAATGGAGCGGGGACGGGACTGCCGGGGATTATGGGAGTCCATGGATGGAAAATAAAGCTCATCTTTATGGGCATAGTGACCAACATGGGCGTTAACGCAGAATTAACACCCGTTGGTTTTCTTGGTGTTTTGGGGTTTGGTTTTTGGCtgctgaggttttttttttgtaaaatttctTTTTCAGAAGGTGTTTCACTCAATCACAAGTACATGCACAAAAAGTTTTAGTATTCCATGCTTCGTTTCCCATTTTGGTGGGATTGACTAGTATTTTGGCCTTTGGGAaggggctttttttaaactgattttgTCCAAATTTTGGTCAGTGATTGTAATTTTGCTTTAGTGTTCATACAAttggcattttttgtttttcttatattAGTGGTATTCTatacaaataatttatttatttttcacccaATAGCAGTTTAACTTTTCAGTCTTTTGAATAGATCTATTAGTTTTTCTGCAGTATTCTCAATATTAGCTTGACATTTTGGCGCACAGTACAGTACAGCACATGTCGCATTTTCATTCTTGTTGGTCTCTTATGTCTGCACGTTCCTGAAACGTGGCATAACGGGTATTATTGGCTACAAATGGTTATTTACGGATGATTTTTTAAGTGGATTCACTGTGCggtcaatggaaaaacaattcatttttagTGCAAGTCCATTTTCTTGATGGCGAAACTgaacttactgtatttttctaTCCCAAATGCTCTCTGCGGCATTGTAAGTATGAGCAAACAAATGCATTGTTTGGGATTTTTCTACAGGCTGCAAAAAAAAGCGGCTCTGGCACATGGGTGCCCTGGGGAATGTAACATTTGCTTCCCCTgcgaaaggaaagaaaaatgcaGATTGAAAAGGTACGCCAGCAAAAAGCAGAAAGCCAGCCTCTAATAAACAAAGCTTTCAGTGGTTGTAATAAGCAGAGTAGAGAGATGGATAGACGGCCATCACTGCAAATGTTGTTTGCTACCCAAAATGAAACAGCAGACAGACCATTTGCGCTCAAATCACGCAGACTCGTGTGTACTTCGCAACATAATAAACCTGTTCGTGTTTGGCAGAACGGGAAAACCTCTAGAGGCCCTATGCGACCAATCCACTGCCAATTCATGTCGTgacattcattttaactgggatgtTTAGCATTGAAAGCTAACATTTTAGCAAGTTTTAGTGTCCAATCTGACTAGGAGATGCTGGCAGCCATAGAGTTAAATGATGAAATATTAGCTGTTACAAAAGGGGGAATATTGTTGTGTCATGATTTGCCTCGGGTGTGTAGCGAGACAGAACCCAGGATGCGGGAAACAAAAAGGAGCAGGAAAATGCGggtgtataaaataatcataaaatcacaaaaataataaacactGGAAACAAAATAGCGACTAAACTGGGGGAGACTCCCACCCTAGACATGTCAGGCAcacgggtttaaatacacacacaaaggccGATTACCAATCACACACACCTGGCCACATAAGGGAAGGGGAGCccagagggacacaagaggtgaATTGTACACAACAATCACCCGGACAGCAGacacaaggaaaacatgcacacatccacccaaaacgTGACACTCTGTGGTTTATATACATAgaaacaattcatttttaaagcagATCCGATTGGTCGATCACTGTCAACGGTAGCTAAATGAGTAAAGTGTGCGTGAAAATTCCAATATGAACATGAGATGTTGGTACAAGTGTTAAAAAGGAAAGCAGACCCTCTTTTCATTGAATGCCTCAAGTGTGTTTCTGCGTCCTTGCAGCTTGTTGTGTTCTCCCAATCACATTTGAGCTAATCGAATTCCTCCGGCTTAGCTGAGCGGTCATTAAAGGGAATTGAATTGGATGCGGGAGCGCCGCCGCCTGCTGTTTGCGCCGCATTACGACAAACGATATGCACTGCGACAAGAGGACGCCATTGCCTCTAATTTAACAAATCAACATGACTATAAAGTTAATGGCAAAGTCCACAAAAAGAggggttttttttctaaatccatTGAGTCAGAGGTATTTTTGACTCCGTGTCTGAAATAAACACGGGGGATTTACGGATTCAATTTTGTCACAAATGAAAATACCAAATCCTAAAAAACCAAATGTGGCGAGGCTGCTCGCAAGctctaggaaaaaaaataaaaggatactTCTTTTAAATAGCAATTTATGATTCAAATCGAAAGCGTGGAAGACGCTGAATTATGAGGGTATTGTTAAGAGATGCAGCGATATACACAAACATTTCACctgcaaatgttttttcttgttcttgttgTGATCGAAATGAATTCTGAGTCAAACTAAAATTGGCACGCTAAcaaaattgacaattttttgTCCCTACTACCACTTATATACTATGTTATTATTTCTTGCACATCATTAGAATGACAAAAATCCCCGATCTTAATAGTAGCACGTGATAGAAATTAATCTGGTTTGGATTTCGCACCCAACAATTATGCCTATTTTCATTCTTCCTCTTTCGGCAAATCCAGTTCATCCCCTTCAGACCTCTCGTCCCGGTGTCGCCCCCGCAGCCACGCCAGGCGCGATAAGGCGGGCCGTTGACGAGCATCAACTTGGCAGTGGCCACCGCATGCTTTTTCCAGGTCAATTACGTCCTTGTTTGCAAAGCTAACAAAAGGCCGCGACTCACTCCTGGCCGGCCTGCCGTTTGGCAATCAAATATTCCACGTGCTGTTTGACATTCTGCCGTAAGGATTTGATTCTTCCCGCAGTAGGTGGGCGTGGAATGCCAAGAGTGTGATTGCGTTTGAATAGCGAGTTAACCTCCTCACCTCGCCTTTAACGCCAACGTCAAGCCCGTAGGTGGATATACCGAACTGAAGCCAGGCGGGCTGAGAGATTCGACAGGCGCAATCACGTCTCGGAACGCGACGGACAATTTAAGTCTATTCAGAGTTGTCGTGAGAAGGACCAGCGAGacgaaaaacatattttcagagATGATGGCACGCTATTGTATTTGAATTGCATGCTACCATTACATCGGAATCGTATTGGATTGTACtgtaataattccaaattgtaagCGTGACATTGTACTCTGTATTATGAAGGAATTGTATTACTACATTGCAGCACATTGTAAATTTTAGCAATGGgcaattttgttatttatttcgcATCAGAATTCACAGAAGCagggtctcaaacatgcggcccgtgGACAAGAAGTGGGCCGCTagggggtccgatccggcccgcgggggttgttctgcctgattaattaaattaattaaattctttcatttttttcgaaAAAGggagtggcaaaaacaaaagtttttgAGTTGCGTAATCAAGTGCGTGATCTGTGAGTACCCTAAAATTGAAGCGGAAAAAAAGTAGTGTCACGAAACAATGGTAGATGTCCAAATCACTTAAACaagctgtggatgctcatctttcagtgccactgacggcgctagacgtccaatccattttgactagtcCCAGTGAAAAATGGTCAATGGTGGCAAGTATGTTAGtaaagttaactttttgggatgCAAATCAAACTAATTTTGAAACCTCTGCAAGAAAGGAGGACATTGACTCCTCCATTTTGTGTAATTAGTTTTCCAATCTGACAAATGACCCAACGTATAACCGACAAAAACGAACAAGAACGCCAATAAAACTAACAAAGGAAAATAAAAGCTTAGAAAGAAGACTATACATCACAAGAAAATCTGTCACTATTATAACCCTGACATATAATAGTtagtagaagaagaaaaaagtacaataaaaaCACCCATTAATACCAGTGATGGACGAGCAATCCAAATTGGCAACGGTCGAATAGCcccatcaaaatggattggacgtctttcccCGTCCATCGCACTGAAACGTTGTTAACACACTGTACAGATTGAAATTTCATCATAATTGTGTCACAATTGCAATCCGTGGAAGCGGCCGCTCATCGGCATGCATTACGCGGGAGAATGTTTGCCTGCTTGGGTTGGCTTCTTTTCGCAGACAGCGCAATAGACAGTCTTACTGTGTCTGCGCCAGGCGCGAACGTGTCCATCCATAATTCATACGCCGTCTTCCAAGCAGGACTTAGGTACGAGAAAACTACTCGCTCTTCACTGAGGCCAGCGCTGacacctttatttatttaaggcTACCGTGTTATTGTAGTCTATTTGAAAAACAGTCTAATTGCCGTAATAAAAACGGCACGTCAAGACAGTCAGGATCTCCAGTGCAGAATTTGCAATGGTGAGGAGAGGGGGCGACAGTTGGGGGTGCGGGGGGCTTGTCAGCATACTCCCAAAACACTGGAGGAACGCTGTCATGCTGCAAGTCTCTTCCCCGAAATGCCAGTGGGGAGGATAAGTTGCAAATATCCGAGGTGCTTGGCGAAGAGCTTCCGCCCTTGACATCCTGGCAACAAACTTAGACCCCGCATCACTTTTTCACTGCGGGAATTTCAATAGCGTCGGGCTCAAGGCCACGCTATCCGGTTGAAATGAACTGTCGCTGTTAGCGTTTAGATTGTAGAACCAAAACAGGCTAAAGTACTCATGGACTGACAGACAGCTATTGGTGcctaatatttaaattgaattagtTGAATTTGAAAACAACTGAATTGTGCAAAAAGAAGCGTCTtgtaggctgcttgaacactcatGAATTATACTTGCACTGTAGTTCGTTGGAACAATCTTTAACGTATCACTAAAGCGAAGCTGCGTATCATTGGTCCCGTACTTTAAGAACCAATAATGAATAATAGATAAGTCAATTTTTCAAGAGCTAAAGAGATTCCAGGTGAGTGATAGTTTGTCACACTGCTTACAATATAGAGTCAAATGTATGTCGTAtttggcactcggacgtttcgtcgaaagacgtttggtccccggatgtttggtccccagatgtttggtccccggatgtttggtccccggacgtttggtcgatcggacgtttggtcgatcggacgtttggtagaacggactctctctctcatgattataattttgagagcgagagattacctggttgctcgctttcaacagtaaactctgtctctctctctctcatcatttgacagcgagccaacccggcgaccaaacgtccggggaccaaacgtctttcgacgaaacgtccggtcactgtCGTGTATTTAAGCATATTGCATCCCATTAACGCACTGACCTTGCAGCTTGGCCTTGGGAATTTTCCCACAGGGCTTACTGGCCGTGACTGTGGGGGCACAGGTGGCGTCCATGAGCGCCCTCTTCAGCACGCCCGTTCTGTTCTTCTTGCCCGTGGTCGGGTCACACTCGCCCCACGCCTGGAAGTCGTACTTGCACTCCCCTGCCAGAGAAAGCGACATCTCAGTCGGTGACGACCGTCGAGACGCTCCTAAAGACGTCCGCTAACGGGAACAGATGGCGGCGGGCCTGTGCGATGGCATTCGCTGACAGATGAGCCCAATCAAACGCACCCCCGCCCAGCCGCCGCACGGTCCTGGAAATAACATTCCGATACGATCTCGGCGGCTCGGATAACTAGCCCATGTGTGCTTTCGCTTTGATATAAGACGGAAGACGCCTTCCGTTCACCCCAGCCGGCTACGGGCGCAATTCGCCGCGGGAAATGGCTGCCGTACATCCTTTTTTGCACGTGCTCATAGCTCTCTCTCCGTCATTTTGTGAAGGGGCGAGGGAGGAAGACGGTGAAGTGGCGCTTATGAAAGACCCTCTTGTCATCGTCGACAAATTCCCAGGGTGCTCATCAAAGGGGAGAAGGAGGCCGTGGCGGTCGGGGGAGGAATTGGGTGATTGTTGTAAGAAGCCCACGGGGACATCCTGAGCACTTGAAAAAGGCTTTTTGGTGTCTGAAAGAAGCAACTTGGGAATCTGGCAAGAAAGCCCACAACGACCTTAACGTGAGCCAGTGTCACACTTACTGGACGCCAGATGACCTACGATAAAAAGGGGATGACATCGTACCATCccgtgtgcaataacaatgattgtgcaatattttagaattaccttgcccggacgtgactttttaaattacacttatttatgtttttactgggaaaaaccgcactttgtggagtagcaccaccaatttcgttatacgcagccgtgtataatgacaataaaggcttttgatttgatttgattgatacTGACAGCCGCAGCTGAAATTTGACGCATTCATGTACGCATTCATTTATCGTCTTGCATCAAATCGAATCATATTATTGGGACAAAACACAGCACCTAAcccaacctcggccaattgctccccttattaatgatagtaattccccttataaagcgataaaaaagtacaaatacaacgcggcacatatttactcacatagggcgcacttaaaagtctaaaatttttaCCAAAATGGACgcggtgcccaatcagtatgcactaaattcaggaTTCTGTAtttgtcgctgtatgacgctgacagcttgaccgtctgggtacattgcttgctgacgcgctatattaatAAAAAGGCGGGTTTTATGAACAGTTCGGCGTCTATTGACCTCCAAATTTCTTCTTCCAGTTGCAGGGAATCTTGCAACGCTGCGTCTTGATGGTCTGCTTGCAGTCGGTGCCGGTGCGCGTGCCCTCGCGGGTGCCCAGTCCGCAGTCGCCCTCGTTGGCCACGCAGACGCTCCACTGCCACTCGCCGCAGTCCGACTTGCGCTCCCTCTTGCCTGCCAGGGCGCagcaaaaaacattattttccgtACAGTCAATCCACCCACGTTCTCGACGTACGGCGGCACCTTGTTTGTCGGGCTTTCCTCCTTCGGCCGCCATTGCGGTGAGCACCAGCAGGGCCATCACGGCGGCTCGTGCACTCCACTGCATCCTGAACATAACACACCCGcacaaagacaaacaaagaAAGTGCTGAACAACTTTATCGAGTGCTCGCCTTTGGCTACTTGACATCTGGGGGCAACCATAAGAGACTTTGACGTCAAAGAAATCTCACGTTTTGTGGGGGGTTGTCAGCTAAACTTGACAGGAGCAATAAATGACCTGTCAAGATCAATGTGGAGGGGGAAAGAATTGCCTTTACAGAGGAAAATTGGAAGggaatgctgtttttttaagggTTTTTCGATTTCTTGATTATACTAGTGTATAAAACCCACGTTAATTGTACTTCATGATTAAATGCTTCATTCataagagtgaaaaaaaatcagttgttTGTCTGATTCTGAACACATTCTGTCAAAAACTGCAGAAATAAACGGCGTTATTCCAAATGTGTTCAGTTCAGGTTAAAGGTCATGATAACGTGATCATGGATTAGTTTATTTACCACAATTTTGTGCGGAAGAAATTATGAGAAGAAACATTTGCAAATTTAAAGGAAGCTTCCCTAAATACGTCGATGCT harbors:
- the ptn gene encoding pleiotrophin, with translation MQWSARAAVMALLVLTAMAAEGGKPDKQGKRERKSDCGEWQWSVCVANEGDCGLGTREGTRTGTDCKQTIKTQRCKIPCNWKKKFGGECKYDFQAWGECDPTTGKKNRTGVLKRALMDATCAPTVTASKPCGKIPKAKLQDAKKQKKEGKKRERGQMD